In a genomic window of Telopea speciosissima isolate NSW1024214 ecotype Mountain lineage chromosome 5, Tspe_v1, whole genome shotgun sequence:
- the LOC122661488 gene encoding probable ubiquitin-conjugating enzyme E2 18, giving the protein MTSSSAPSRKTLSKIACNRLQKELVEWQVNPPAGFKHKVTDNLQRWIIEVTGASGTLYANEIYQLQVDFPEHYPMEAPQVIFVPPAPLHPHIYSNGHICLDILYDSWSPAMTVSSICISILSMLSSSPVKQRPADNDRYVKNCRNGRSPKETRWWFHDDKV; this is encoded by the exons ATGACCAGCTCCTCCGCTCCTTCTCGCAAG ACTCTGAGCAAGATCGCATGTAACCGCCTCCAGAAAGAACTTGTTGAGTGGCAGGTTAATCCTCCCGCAGGTTTCAAACACAAAGTCACCGATAATCTCCAAAG GTGGATTATCGAAGTTACTGGAGCTTCGGGAACTCTATATGCTAATGAAATTTATCAGCTTCAAGTAGATTTTCCTGAGCATTACCCTATGGAAGCGCCGCAG GTTATTTTTGTCCCTCCTGCTCCGTTGCATCCGCACATTTACAGTAACGGCCATATATGTTTAG ATATTTTGTACGATTCTTGGTCCCCAGCCATGACTGTTAGTTCCATCTGTATCAGCATTCTCTCCATGCTATCAAGCTCCCCTGTGAAG CAACGACCTGCGGACAATGATCGCTATGTGAAGAACTGTAGGAATGGTAGATCTCCAAAGGAGACAAGATGGTGGTTCCATGATGACAAAGTGTAA